A single Sporosarcina sp. FSL W8-0480 DNA region contains:
- a CDS encoding heme A synthase encodes MRYNKFLKWFGVASTIGMLLILLGGALVTKTDSGMGCGRHWPGCNGQLIPDEITAEVLIEFSHRLVTGAVGILIVVLSVWSWKAIGHIRETKLLSILALFFLILQALIGAAQVLWGQGDFILALHFGISLISFASVLLLTLLIFEVDKKFDADALKIGKTLKLHTIGVTIYSYIVVYTGALVRHTESELSCTDWPMCKNGDFSLPQNFWEWVQMGHRTAAALIFIWLLIIAIHAIRHYKNQRVIYWGWIIAFSLVTLQVLAGAAVIITRLNLYIALAHSLFVILLFGLLTYMVLLVSRSWQN; translated from the coding sequence TTGCGATATAACAAATTTTTAAAATGGTTCGGTGTTGCTTCCACAATTGGTATGCTACTTATTCTTTTGGGCGGGGCACTTGTCACCAAGACCGATAGTGGAATGGGTTGCGGAAGGCATTGGCCAGGTTGTAATGGTCAGTTGATTCCTGATGAAATAACTGCAGAAGTGCTTATCGAATTCTCTCATAGGCTTGTGACTGGTGCAGTTGGAATATTGATTGTCGTTTTATCTGTTTGGTCTTGGAAGGCAATCGGACATATTCGAGAAACGAAACTCCTTTCCATATTAGCCCTGTTCTTCTTGATCTTGCAAGCGTTAATCGGAGCTGCACAAGTTCTGTGGGGACAAGGCGATTTTATACTTGCGCTTCACTTCGGGATATCTCTTATATCTTTCGCATCTGTCTTACTTCTTACCTTATTAATATTTGAGGTTGATAAGAAATTCGATGCGGATGCACTAAAAATCGGTAAAACACTTAAACTACATACGATAGGAGTAACAATTTACTCTTATATTGTTGTTTATACTGGAGCACTCGTCCGACATACAGAGTCTGAACTTAGCTGTACAGATTGGCCGATGTGCAAAAACGGAGACTTTTCCCTTCCACAAAACTTTTGGGAATGGGTTCAAATGGGCCATCGAACTGCAGCCGCGCTAATTTTCATATGGCTCTTGATTATTGCAATCCACGCAATCAGGCACTATAAAAACCAGAGAGTCATCTATTGGGGTTGGATCATCGCTTTCTCCTTAGTAACATTACAGGTTTTAGCTGGTGCAGCAGTCATTATTACACGCTTGAATCTTTACATTGCATTGGCTCACTCACTCTTTGTAATCCTATTGTTCGGATTACTGACGTATATGGTCTTGCTTGTATCAAGAAGTTGGCAAAATTAA